The window TTTTACTAATTGCCTTAATACACGTGTACGCTTTGGCCAGCGGCACGTCACCGAGGCGGTTGAGAATCCGCATCACCTGCTCTTGGTAGACCATGATCGAGTTGGTCTCTTCCAAGATCTCTTTCAAGACCGGGTGCTTGTACTCCGGTTGCTGCCGCCCGTGCTTGATGTTGACGTAGTCATCGACCATCCCGCCCTCGAGCGGACCGGGACGATACAACGCCGCCGTCGCGATGATGTCGTTGAACGTGTCGGGCTTCATCCGCTGAAGCAAATCGCGAATACCGCCGGACTCAAGCTGAAAGACACCCTTGGTTTCGCCGCGTTGCAGCAAGGCGTAGGAAGGTTTGTCATCCAGCGGAAACTTCAGTGGATCGATGGTGGTGCCGGTCGTTTGCTCGACCAACTTCACCGTTCGTGAAAGGATCGTCAGGTTGCGAAGACCAAGAAAGTCCATCTTCAGCAAACCGGACGCTTCCACGTCGACCATCGCCCACTGCGTGATCACATCCTGCTTTCCGGGGACGCGGCCAAGCGGCACGTATTCGGTCAACGGTTTGTCGGCGATCACAACGGCGGCGGCGTGTGTACCGACGTTGCGAGCCAAGCCTTCGATCTTCATCGCCAGATCGAGCAGCTCGCGGATTTCCGGGTCGCCGTCGTAGATCATCTTCAGGTCGGCGCTCTTCTCGAGCGACTTCGCGATGGTGATCTTCAGCTCATCGGGCACCAATTCCGTGATTTGATTGACACGCGATAGCGGAATGCCAAGTGCGCGACCGGTGTCCTTGATCGCGGCCTTTGCCGCAAGCGTTCCAAACGTCCCGATCTGGCAGACCATCTCGCTGCCGTAACGTTCTTTCACATAGTCGATGACCTCGATCCGACGTTCTTTTTCGAAGTCGATATCGATATCGGGTGGCTCGGTTCGCGATTCATCGAGGAATCGTTCAAACAGCAAGTCATATCGCAGCGGACAAACGTGCGACATGTAAAGCGCATAACACACGATCGCCCCGACCCCGGAACCCCGAGCCGTGGCGCTGATACCGATGTCACGAGCGTGGTTGACGAAATCCCAAACGATCAGGAAGTACGTTGGGTAACCGAGCTTCTCGATCACGTCCAATTCGCGGTCCAGACGAGCCATCACTTCGTCGGATAGCTTCCCATCGATGATTCGCTCGTCGTCGCCTTCGTATCGCTCCATCAATCCCTGCTCGCAAAGCTTCCGCAGGTAATCCAGCGGCGTCAGCTCGTCGGGGCAGGGGAAGCTCGGGAAGAAGTACTTGTTGAACTCCAGCTGAATGTCGACCGTGTCGGCGATCTCTTGGCTGCGACCGACCGCGTCTTCCAATCCCGGGAACTTCTCGTACATCTGTTGCGGACTGCGAAGAAAGAACTGATCGTTCTCCATCTTCATCCGCGTGTTGTCGGTTCGGAATCGACCGGTGTTGATGCACAACATGATGTCTTGTGCTTCCGCGTCCTCTTGATTGACGTAGTGGCAATCGCTTGTCGCAACCAACGGCAATCCCATCTTGTTGGCGATGTCGACGGCACCTTCGAGCTGGGTTCGCTGGATGTCGACGTCGTTGTTCATGATCTCGATGAAGTAACGATCGCCGAAGACCTTGTGGAACCAACCCGCAATCTTCTTGGCTTCTTCTTCGTGCTCTTTGGTTTGAATCCCTTTCAGAATCGCGCGGCTGAATTCGCTGCTGACGCATCCGGACAAGCACACGATGCCTTCGTTGTACTTCTCAAGAATTTCTTTATCGATTCGCGGCTTGAAGTAAAAACCTTCGAGCGACGCGGCCGACGCCAGCTTGATCAGGTTCTTGAACCCGGT of the Rhodopirellula baltica SH 1 genome contains:
- the dnaE gene encoding DNA polymerase III subunit alpha translates to MSDTIIAPEMNIEAATEIPETKPFVHLHCHSHYSLLDGAGDIGKLVKRAVDHGMNALALTDHGNLHGALEFYRKAKDAGINPIIGYEAYIAPGSRFDKGGASSSKAASYHLTLLAQNRTGFKNLIKLASAASLEGFYFKPRIDKEILEKYNEGIVCLSGCVSSEFSRAILKGIQTKEHEEEAKKIAGWFHKVFGDRYFIEIMNNDVDIQRTQLEGAVDIANKMGLPLVATSDCHYVNQEDAEAQDIMLCINTGRFRTDNTRMKMENDQFFLRSPQQMYEKFPGLEDAVGRSQEIADTVDIQLEFNKYFFPSFPCPDELTPLDYLRKLCEQGLMERYEGDDERIIDGKLSDEVMARLDRELDVIEKLGYPTYFLIVWDFVNHARDIGISATARGSGVGAIVCYALYMSHVCPLRYDLLFERFLDESRTEPPDIDIDFEKERRIEVIDYVKERYGSEMVCQIGTFGTLAAKAAIKDTGRALGIPLSRVNQITELVPDELKITIAKSLEKSADLKMIYDGDPEIRELLDLAMKIEGLARNVGTHAAAVVIADKPLTEYVPLGRVPGKQDVITQWAMVDVEASGLLKMDFLGLRNLTILSRTVKLVEQTTGTTIDPLKFPLDDKPSYALLQRGETKGVFQLESGGIRDLLQRMKPDTFNDIIATAALYRPGPLEGGMVDDYVNIKHGRQQPEYKHPVLKEILEETNSIMVYQEQVMRILNRLGDVPLAKAYTCIKAISKKKQALIDANHDVFIAGSIKNGLAEKDAEDIWNLIVKFAGYGFNKSHSTAYALVAYQTAYLKAHYPVEFMAALLSSDISGRNFKRKDALVEHMEDCDRMDIEVLPPNVNQSDADFGVLDGKIPFALSAIKACGGSTAISIEEERKKNGPFKDIFDFCERVDPHDCNRSSIETLIKAGAFDCFGAKRSQLASVLERAMQAGAKVQADKKTGQASFFDAFDEEVDADSNGESSAAVPLPDIEEWPDREKLLAEKEVLGFYLDSHPLAEFENKLATFRTHTTESMADCKDRDEVIVGGMISSIKIAHTKNPKPGAPSKYANFDLEDMAGSVRCICWPKGFAVCGERIQPDAVVLAKAKVDRRGGGDEINLIIDELTPLDELDSRYTHGIRIRLDEAEHDEKTVSNVREIVRGYPGNKDLLLAMQLCEGETVHFKADKFRVDITPQLRERLDDLLGTGHYKLLMSKPKR